The following are encoded in a window of Gossypium raimondii isolate GPD5lz chromosome 13, ASM2569854v1, whole genome shotgun sequence genomic DNA:
- the LOC105783965 gene encoding uncharacterized protein LOC105783965, with product METQKSQAEKQATMASCRKKKNEEATFLEDLKDHIDEFVNASMDEHKTCFKKTIQKMFGMSKIVAERNAAESKETTVSK from the exons atggAAACACAAAAGAGCCAGGCCGAGAAACAAGCGACGATGGCTTCatgtagaaagaaaaagaatgaagaagcCACCTTCCTTGAAGACTTGAAGGATCACATTGACGAGTTTGTTAATGCATCAATGGATGAGCATAAAACTTGCTTTAAGAAGACCATCCAAAAg aTGTTTGGAATGTCAAAAATTGTAGCTGAAAGGAATGCTGCTGAATCAAAGGAAACAACAGTATCAAAATAA
- the LOC105784331 gene encoding uncharacterized protein LOC105784331 gives MAISHVPYYLSKLPSPLFNCRLAAKRISEFSMENPQHSEGKEACESNPTNVKRVSDDIMPHLLNLYGSRATPSDFEIYAADASFEDPLMCAHGVKQIKSSFYSLSKVFSESRIVEYSITEKEISAGKHEVLVDNKQQYKFLGRNIDMISLIRLYVKDGKVVRHEDWWDKKPLRNRETVKLPCVGRMIELTRRGSMFVTHALMGFGKDPPTG, from the exons ATGGCCATCTCTCATGTTCCATATTACTTGTCAAAATTGCCTTCTCCATTGTTCAATTGCCGTTTGGCGGCCAAGAGAATCTCAGAATTTTCcatggagaatccgcaacactCTGAAG GCAAAGAAGCATGTGAATCCAATCCAACCAACGTGAAGCGTGTATCCGACGATATAATGCCTCACCTTCTTAACTT aTATGGATCTCGTGCCACACCAAGCGACTTTGAAATATATGCTGCGGACGCTTCTTTTGAAGACCCTCTCATGTGTGCTCATGG AGTGAAACaaatcaaatcatcattttattCGCTTTCTAAG GTTTTTAGTGAATCAAGAATCGTTGAATATAGCATCactgaaaaagaaatttcagccgGAAAGCATGAG GTATTAGTTGACAACAAACAACAATACAAGTTCTTGGGAAGAAACATAGATATGATATCATTGATCAGGTTGTATGTTAAGGACGGAAAAGTTGTTCGTCACGAAGATTG GTGGGATAAGAAGCCTCTTCGGAATAGAGAAACAGTTAAGCTTCCGTGTGTCGGCCGAATGATTGAACTGACTCGTAGGGGTTCGATGTTCGTAACTCATGCTTTAATGGGGTTCGGAAAGGATCCTCCTACCGGATGA